The Alligator mississippiensis isolate rAllMis1 chromosome 3, rAllMis1, whole genome shotgun sequence DNA window atcctggggtgggaggagagccTACAGTGTTTGGCTCCACGTGCAAGGCCTGGTATACGGGACACCTAGCGCAGGGCTGGTCAACCTGCAGCACGGATGCCACAAGTAGCATGTGTGCACGCGTGCATGGGCGAGAGGCCCGTGACACACTGGGGATGGACAACACGGTGGCTGACCGCGAAGAGAGCAGCAAGTGGAGGACgcaatcaggcagggagcagaaagcagagcaacagaccaggcagggcaggggacagaaaAGCAGCAGGCTGAAGAAGGGCACAGGCTGGGAACAGGGCAGGTTTCCAGAGGACTCCGGGGCACCAGCCCCGGACGGCCCAGACCGGGCCGAGACCGCGGCTCCGCACCGCCTTGCCCGACGGACATGCGGCTCACCCCGCCCAGGCCGGGGTGGTGCCAGGAGCCACGCGCCCTGAGGAAACACCATCATTCCATTCCCGCGAGCCAATCAGCGCGCAGCGCCTCCCGCCCGCCACCAATGAGCAGGCCCCTGAACCAGTCCCTCCAATGAAGCCGCTCCGAGGGGAGCCGGGGCGGAGTCCCTTCCTTTCATGCCCCGCCCTCCCAGAGGCGGGGCCGGGCAAGTGAGCCGGAGCGGCCGcccgctgattggctgaggcgGGAAGCCGGCTGCGCTCCCATTGGCTGGCGCTGGCGGTGGCTCGGCAGGCGCTGGCTGcggggcaggcggcggcggcggtgcaCGGGGCGGGTAGGTGGGTAGTGCAAGGCGGGAGCCGGGGGCGGCTCAGGGCTGCGGTGGACGGGGGCCAGTGCTGGCACCAGGGCGGCGCGTGGCCCTGCCCCGGGGGCCAGCCCTAAGGAAACGGGGTCACTGCTGTCTTCTAGGATGGGTGGGCGTCCCTGCGTGCGCGTGCCTGTGCGTGGTGCGTGTTCGCGCCCGTGTGTGTGCTCGCGTGTGCGTGTGAGTTCTCTCACGCGCGCTTGTACACGCATGCCCACGTGTGCGTACGcgaatatgtgtgtgtgcgcatgtgtccATGCCCGtctgtgcccctgcctgtccccatgTCCGTGTGTGCCTGTGCCCACGCGGGTGGGAAGCCGCGTTTCCCCTCTTCTGGGAGAGCGCGAGCGCATTGACCACGCCGCTGCAGGAGAGGCCGGATTCAGACTCTCCCTGCTGTGGGTTGCGTTGAGTCTACCAAAGTTAACAACCACTGGGGTTGGCTATTAGTGTttgcggggagggagggaagaaatggcttacacagctcctgctgcaaggatgatttaatttaaaaatcagcCGTCCTTTCACCCCCATGTTTACTCACAAAGTCAGCCATCCTTTCATGCCCAGGCTCATTAATCTCAGTCTAAATTAAAGCTTAGTTTATTATCCCTTGCACTATAGACTTCCTGCTTCCTAGAGAGGAATTCATATATACTTGTGATGCCTTCAGATGCTGTGTTGATGTCTTGTCACAGAAGCTATTAGTTTCAGTGCTGTTAGGAAAAGTCACGTTTCCACTATTGTTTATGTTCTGTTGTTATGGACTcctactgtaatacaaattaGTGAGATAAAAATCAAACTGGATGACATTTATCCCATCTTTGTTCTCACTTCAACTGGATTCTTTTTAGTTGGGCAAGTTTCCAATTTCTCTAATTGTGCTATAAGACGTATACTAATTTGGACAGGCTTGTTAATTCTTTTGGGCTACTTAGTTGAAACCAGCATATTTTCATGTTTTCCTAATGTCTGACTTCTTGTATGTTAGTAACATAGTAATTGTCAGtagtacctttaaaaaaaaaaaaagatgtacagTACAAGGCAACTTAGCATTGCAATATCTGGAATGCCGATTGCTTTGACTAAACGAAAGAATTGTGTAAGCAATCTTGACATGCGGTTCTTTTTGAAATTGAACTTTGATATGATAGTCTGCCTCAGGCATCTTTAAAGCACCTCCCCTCACTGCCTTTTGTGAACATTGGGACATAACAAAAGCACTTGGGGATATGGGACCTTCTGCATTCTCCCTTTTTCTGGATAATTTATGTTAAGGGAGTTGGACATTAAAACAGTCTACAACTACATTGTCAGGGTACTTAGAGTGGGAGGTAGGTAACTTTCCTAATGTCAAAGTCAAGATGTTGTAAAGTGAATTTCTTTTAAGCTTGGAATTGCGAGGCAACTCTgcaaaaaagaatagaaaactaATCCAAACTCATTGGAGTCTTACAGAAGCCTACAGATTTGTAGTGATAAAGTTTTTCTGGATGGCAGTCAGCCTGTCTGGGTGAACTGAATGCTATGTAAAATATGACCAGTGTTGAACTTtggttttaaaaatggtgaaatgcagCAATAAGAGCCATATGGGACTGCTGACACTCAGCTAAAATTCCTTTGAATCTTTTTCCTTGAAAGGTGAACTGATAAGGTACACAAGTCCTAAAGAAACTAGGGTCACTGTTCTCAGTAGGATGGAGCAGTACCTCTACTTctcagtgggctcatctacacgttcacatttattgtgcagtaaccgAAATTGGTGTGTAGTATGGGCACGAGTCTACCCACgcatgcccatactgcgcagtGAATATGGTAATTTATGccgacttgagtgtaaatttgatacccaattaattattgcacagtaacacacatgtagatgccttactgcgcagtaacattgtgtgtgtggactgatttgggactaacttcagtcccaagtcagtctgcatGTAggcgttaaagcacattaacactgcaCTTGTAGACACTGGTCTTTTCtagcttacttcacagtaatttACCTCACAGttaatttaagctggcataaatacatgtgtagacacggccagttATAAACAAAGCAAATTTAATAAAATGGTCAAGGTTagggagggaagaaaaacatctctctctcttttcagatTTTCCTTGCACACCAGACTGAAAACAAAccatttctgatttaaaaaaattcaagaCCAAGATTGCTTTAAGTGGATATAAACAAAATTTGTATTGATTAATTAAGCAtaatcaatttgaaaaaaaatccactgaaaTTAGTTATGTTCTAGTcttcatgcatgtatgtataagTACATGCATGAAGACTAAACCACTCAGAATGCAATGGGCGGGAGGGGCAAAGAGTACTTCTGGGTTCATATTCCAGATTCATAGTCCAGGTCTCATTTTACTTTTGGTTTTGAAGTTAACTGGAATTACTTAGGTAGAAAGAGACACTGGGGCTGATCTTTATTTTAATTGTAATTGTAAAATTTCAGTACACAGGGAAAAGAATGGAAATCCTTCCAGATGCAGCTTCACTGGCTACAAAACTGAAAAATACTCTGATCCAGTACTACAACATTGAAGATAGTGAATGGCGGCCTGCCAAGAAAACAGTAAGTGATCTAGTCTTTTTGTATGTAATTGGGCTTATTTTCTTCATATTAACattagtgcttttttttttcttcccaatcTTTTCTTTACTTGCTCCAAGATAATGGCAGGTTATGCTTTTGATACGTTTACCCACAGTGCTTTTGGATAGAGGTCTTTTTTACACAGCAGTGTCCTAGGGTTGCTTCAGTTTAAATCCCCAAAATGAATTTCCATTGCTTGTTTGCAGAAGTATTTTACATCCTTACTTGTATCTGTATTTAGGAGGTTCTAATAGTTCGAACAGTTCCCCACGCTTAACTGTATAACGTTTGGGATTTCCCTTGAAAGGAAGTGTGATTTGAAATGTAATTTCagttcatttttcttcatttgaaaTAGGCTTAGACCAAAAAAACCTAAGCTATCTAAATCAGTAGGATCAAGAATAAGTATTTTGCCTCTAAGTAATAGCAGCTTTGAGGTCTTAAAGATCTGTTTCTCTTTTGGAACAGATATTAGTGATGTGGAGTCAAGTACTTTCCAAATCCATTATTTACAAAATATAAGAAAATCCCATTTCTTATaactggggagggaagagggtaaCAGCATAAAGACAGCTCCCTTCTTTCAGAAACCAGTGAAAGGATATTTGTCCTTTTCTTAGATGCAGATGTCTTAAACCACTGTGTCTCTAGGGCCTCTCATAAATTTCACTGCTCAATCTACAGTTTCCTTTGACTGTTCTAGTCCCTAGGATTGCTCAACAAGGCCTGGAAATGTGGACTTGTATAACCTCATTTTTAGTAAGCACTCTTCTATATAAAGAAACTATCCATGTAATAGCTGAGTGAAGTTACTGCCTGACACCTATTTCTAACTCTGAACACTTAAACCTCAGTGATCCTGAATAAGGAAACTTTGCCTTTTGGGATTATCTCCTAGACCTGTAAAGAGTTTTATTCTTTAATTCTTGTTGCATGCCTTCAGAAACCAGGCACAAAGTTCAGCTCAACAGTTGGATAAATATTTGGTGAAAGATAGCACTGCATTCATTAGAGAGGAGAGAATAGACATTCCTAGAGCATCTCCTAAAGTGACCTAAGCATTCTGAAGTCTTGGATACAGAAGGTGCAGTGTGATACTTAGTCATATTTGGATGACTTATAATTCTTAGTAGTTCAGATAAATCAGCAGAGCCATAATGAAGCTATTAAGATTTTCAGGTACTCGGCACTGCAAAACTCTAATTTAAAATGGTGCATTTACTATTACCATTTTCTTTTTGGATTTAAAGTTCAATTAAACATTTGTAATGAACAGTATGCTTTTGGGAAAGGATCTCTGAAACGTGTTCTTTTATTCCTAATGCATGCAACACAGAGAAGCACCTGGATAGTAGACTGATGATCACTTTAGAAAAGAACATAAGTTAATATGATTATATCATTActtacttcctttttttcccccccacttcccagaAAGATGCAACTGTGTGGCGCAAGCCATCCGAAGAATTCAGTGGATATCTGTAAGTTTAGCTTCAAActagataaaagaaaaaaaaagtttttacagTCCCACAAACTTACTTCATAGAAGTTTGAAatgagggaagcaggagcaggggttggagacattttgctccccctgcccccccacggCCAGGACTTGCATCCCAGCCTCCTGCTTCAAGCTGTGTATCGCCACCTCCCAAACAAGGGTAAGCGCAGGcatgagagagcagcagggagggctgcaaAGGAGggtgctgtggagcagacaggcAACTTGGCACAGCTATGTGTCGCCCAATCCCTTGTATCCGCCAGGCCGGATCAGACCTtcctaggctggatccagcctctttgcaggtcagatctggcccatgggttgtaGGTTGCTGACTGCTGGGCTAGATCATCCAGACTGTCTTCCTCCCAGTATAGAATGAATCTCTGTAGTATATTTCCTATGATATTATTATGTAATGCTTTTATCTTAACTTGAAAAAAACTGGTATTGACAACTTGGGGAAGAAACCCTGGTTTCTTCagagtcaatggcaaaacttccatttaCTTCAATAGATATAATTTCTCCCTGAGACTCTTCAGAAAATGATCTGCTGAGCTTGGGCTATGCTGTCAGCTtacaggactccccatgggttTGAAAATTTGGCATCAGGGAAGCTGTGagactgctcccccacccccaaattttcagacctgtggggaacctCATGGCCTGGATGACACAAGGGCAGGGGTATATGAGAGGGCACATGGCCTCTCCAACACAATTGTTTGCTTGATACTTATCTTCAGGTAGTAATGTATTACAGTAAATGTATACTAAAGCTAGGAGAAGGCTTATGAAAAGATTATATACTTACATTTCAAATGTACAATCTTTCTTTAGCTACAAAACTCAAGGGGTGGTAGAAGATGTCACCAACAGAATAGTAGATCACATTCGCCCTGGTCCGTATAGACTACACTGGGATAGTTTAATGACTACCATGGACATTGTTGAAGAGTTTGAAGAGGTAAGAAATCTTTCTAACGTATAAAAGGGTTTGGCACTCttgtggtgggagggaggaggaagggggctggcATTACaatgtctggttttttttttaattttttttttaagaccctcAAATGCAGTTTTTAGAGAGTGCTCTCTTCTATTCTGTAGgatgtagatttttttaaagttaaaagacCAGCATACTTTGTGAAACTACAGCTTCACCTGTTCCAAACAGGGTAGCCTCAGGAGGAATCAGGGCTTTGTTTGGGGAAACTAGAATAATAATGTATACTGAAGTGTAAGACTTGCCAAAAAAGTAGTTTCTCTGCTGTTTCTTTTCGGACTTCTCTGGAGTCTGCAGTTATTGGCCATTGGTTAGGCTTATCTTGACTACTAGGGAACCTATGGTTCATAACTTCAAAGCCAATAGATTTTTGGCTTGTacattgtttaatattttttttgctttagttCCAGTCAGATACTGTGAAATCTTAATTTTTTATGGTCTTTAATAACTACATAAACTTGAAGTCGTTCTAGAAAGCTGGTGAAGGCTGAATTCGGTTTTGTTgaatttcagttttgttttatttaaatgcaaGTGCACTTTGAATAAAGTGGCCTTTAAACCTCAAACTGAGCATGCCGAGTATGCTTAACCGCCTCCAGATTTGAGAACCTCTAGGGCGCATCCatatgagtgtgtatgtgtgctttGCGGTGCTTCAAAGGTGGTGATGTGCCACAGCATGCATTCAGCACATGTGAAAGGATTcgctgcactgcatatttgcatgGTCAGATGACACAGTGCCATGGGTTGTGTGTGGCCGATGGACTTGGGTTTGAGCACCCCTGGGCTGTAGCCATTTCTAAAATGGGTAATTCAAGATGAAAAGTGCAATGTAAgtgcaaaacaaaaagaaaaaaccccaaaccccataACACTTACTTTGTTCAAGAGACTTGTTTCATAGGAACATAAATTAAACTGatgtttgttattttttgttttttttcccctatcccCCTCATGAAGAACTGTTGTGTAATGCGCTATACCACTGCTGGGCAGCTCTGGAATATCATAGCACCAAGAGAGTTCATTGATTTATCTTATACTACTCAATATGAAGAGGGCCTGCTGTCATGTGGTAAGGCATCAGTGACTGCTGCTTGTTTTGTAGCATGTCCCTGGATTTGGAGTTAAGCACACATGCTATTCCGTTCCCCTTCAGATATAAGATTTAAACACACACAGGATAGTTGTATACAGGAGTGCTGTGTAGATCAGCTTACCTGACATTTGTACACTGCTTTTAATATGAGTGCCATCCAAGAGTATATTAACATTTGGAGCAATTACAGGAGACTAATCTTTAGTACCATGGGAAAAGTATGGCAAGTGAAGTGCACAGCCTGATGTTACACTATTAATCAGGTGGAGCTGGATTTAGAACTTGCTTATATATGGGAGTAAACACATGGTCTTATGCCAAAAGATTCTGCCTGCCCGTGGAAGAGAGGGAGGAATGAATGTACCAccttgatttatttaaaaataagacaGAGAACAGTATCCAGAAATTTGACTGCTGAGCTAAGCCTTTTTAAAGGTGAGACTGGCACTTCTTGTAATATTCCTATATAGAAGCTTCTGCCTTGTATTTGCTTTAACTGGGTTATTTCACATACCACTTTATCTTGGTTTAGTTGGTTAATTACCTGGTGGAATACAGCTTTCTGACAAAAGAGCTGCATTCTGTTTTGATCATCAGTGAAAAGTGTACTGATGTGCCAAAGAGTGCAGTTGGATTCCCAGTTTGGATCATGATTCCTCAATTCTTATGGCTATGTtctcttacttttttttcccttccatttcttttttaatataaaaactaGGGCTAAGTCTTGAATTTGGAGAAGTAAGACCTAATTTTGTCCGGGGATTTAATCACCCCTGCGGTTGGTTCTGTGTCCCACTTAAGGACAACCCTGACCAGAGTCTTCTGACGGGCTTCATCCAGACTGAACTTCGAGGGATGCTTCCGCAATCTGCAGTAGATACTGCCATGGCTAGCAGCCTGGCTAATTTTTATTCCGACCTCAAAAAGGCACTGAAAACGTAGTCACATAGTGACTTAGAACTCTGTATGTTTCTTGCAATCATCTATTTCCTCCTCTCTGTATTATGCTGAACATGGTTTAGCTGCTTACTTCGGAGGGTAGTGGTATTTTTCCAGTTAACATCAGAAGCTATATTTAAGAGGGATTCAACTTTAACGGTAACATTTCAGCCCGATATCCAGCAGGTATGTACATATTTTGCTTCTGCACTTAAGCTTGTGTTTCCTGCCTTCTGAAACTTACAGTACGACCATACAAAATCCCTTGCTTCCTAGAAAAAGTCTATCTAAAACATGGGCTAAAACCTGATAATATGAAGTGACCTCTACGCTCACTGAAGTTGTGAGCTAACAGCACTTGTTGTGTGACAAATGTGGGCCTTCTGTGCTGGCAGCACCTCATTGCAAACGTAATTTTATATTCTTTGTGTTTAAGGAATGGACGGGTAAAGATCTTAAAGTGTTTGGTCTGTACGTGAGCATTTGTAGTTTCTGTATGTTCCAGTTTATTAATCCATACTTATTTTAATAATGTCTGTTAAGGCTTACCAAAGGGATATTAGACAGGTATTAAATCACTTTAAAATAGAGTTCTTATTTGGGACTTACACACTTGCAACCTCAAATGCCCGAGGTCTTGGCTTTTCATAATGTGGTTTTGTCTGATTGTTAAATGCCGTAGCTAGCAGAAATGCACTTACAGCCCATCCAAAGCTTGGTGGAGGCTCAGTAGTTTTTCCATAATCCTTAGGGGACTTTTGATCAGGCCCTTGTTTATCATGCTATAAATTCCTGCTGTATCCACTCATCCCTGCACACaatccaattttttaaaaaagcagatgTGTATTGGTGACTGAACTTGCATTGAAGACTATATAGATAATGTTACTAGTTTTAGAGGTACATCCCCCATACTCTTCAACATAAGAACAAACAACACTGAAaaccctttttgttttgtttgtttatatccTCAAATTGGTTGAGAAGTTTACTGCTACAGGAGGACAGAGGGGCTGATATGGCAATGGTGCAGCATATAGGCTTTCCTTGGTTAACTGAGGGGGCCTTCTCCAAAATGAAGACTAATCTGGAATAACTCTAACTAGACTAAGAGCATGTCCATCTATGCTGC harbors:
- the STARD4 gene encoding stAR-related lipid transfer protein 4 codes for the protein MEILPDAASLATKLKNTLIQYYNIEDSEWRPAKKTKDATVWRKPSEEFSGYLYKTQGVVEDVTNRIVDHIRPGPYRLHWDSLMTTMDIVEEFEENCCVMRYTTAGQLWNIIAPREFIDLSYTTQYEEGLLSCGLSLEFGEVRPNFVRGFNHPCGWFCVPLKDNPDQSLLTGFIQTELRGMLPQSAVDTAMASSLANFYSDLKKALKT